In Merismopedia glauca CCAP 1448/3, the following proteins share a genomic window:
- the pap gene encoding polyphosphate:AMP phosphotransferase, with the protein MMLDNLDLKLELDKKDYELQIETLMQQLRSLQKTCWEQKLPVVVVLEGWAAAGKGALVKQMVNYMDPRGFHVYPVWPPTEQEQKYPFLWRFWQKMPVKGSISFFYHSWYTRVLEDRLFGRVKAADVPLVMQQINAFERQLVDDGVAVVKFWIHLSRRELKDRLKSYASDRLLSWRVRPEDWQQAEDYQRYTSIAEDMLLQTSTGHSPWTLVEGNDQKWAQVKVLTKLATVLTTAIDNLSHQPPETSSSLQEHLYPTEPDLLAQVDLNLSLSKDEYKKQLQKQQLKLLKLQMKIHQHQLPVLVLFEGWDAAGKGGAIKRLTDVLDPRSYQVHTFSAPTDEEKAHHYLWRFWRKLPPAGTIGICDRSWYGRVLVERIEGFATETEWRRAYREINEFEAQLTTSGYVIVKIWLHISSEVQLQRFQERENNEFKEYKLTPEDWRNREQWNLYEVAVNQAIERTSTPNAPWTIIPANDKSYARVKVIETVTEAIKARLD; encoded by the coding sequence ATGATGCTAGATAACTTGGATTTGAAACTGGAGTTGGATAAAAAAGACTACGAGTTGCAAATTGAAACCTTGATGCAACAATTGCGATCGCTTCAAAAAACCTGTTGGGAACAAAAACTCCCTGTAGTCGTGGTTTTGGAAGGTTGGGCGGCGGCGGGGAAGGGGGCTTTGGTCAAACAAATGGTAAACTATATGGACCCTCGCGGGTTCCATGTCTATCCCGTCTGGCCACCAACGGAACAGGAACAAAAATATCCGTTTTTATGGCGTTTCTGGCAAAAAATGCCAGTAAAAGGCAGTATTTCGTTTTTCTATCATAGTTGGTACACCAGGGTTTTAGAAGATCGGTTATTCGGACGGGTAAAAGCCGCAGATGTACCTTTGGTAATGCAACAAATTAATGCTTTTGAGCGCCAGTTGGTAGATGATGGAGTAGCGGTAGTCAAGTTTTGGATTCACTTGAGTCGTCGGGAATTGAAGGATAGACTCAAAAGTTATGCTAGCGATCGCCTGTTATCTTGGCGGGTTCGTCCTGAAGATTGGCAGCAAGCTGAAGATTATCAACGCTACACTAGTATTGCTGAAGATATGCTGCTTCAAACTAGTACAGGTCACTCTCCTTGGACTTTAGTAGAAGGAAATGACCAGAAATGGGCACAAGTGAAAGTTCTCACCAAGCTAGCTACAGTTTTAACCACAGCGATTGATAATCTGTCTCATCAACCACCAGAAACATCTTCTTCTCTTCAAGAACATCTTTATCCCACTGAACCAGATTTACTCGCCCAAGTCGATCTCAATCTGTCTCTATCTAAAGATGAATATAAAAAACAACTACAAAAGCAACAACTCAAACTCTTGAAATTGCAAATGAAAATCCACCAACATCAACTTCCGGTGTTGGTATTGTTTGAAGGTTGGGATGCTGCGGGTAAGGGAGGTGCGATTAAGCGGTTAACTGATGTTCTCGATCCTCGCAGTTACCAGGTTCATACTTTTTCTGCACCCACAGACGAAGAAAAAGCCCATCACTACCTATGGAGATTTTGGCGTAAGTTACCCCCAGCCGGAACGATCGGGATCTGCGATCGCTCTTGGTATGGCAGAGTATTAGTAGAACGAATAGAAGGTTTTGCCACAGAAACCGAGTGGCGGCGCGCTTATCGAGAAATTAATGAGTTTGAAGCCCAATTAACGACTTCTGGCTATGTCATAGTCAAAATCTGGTTGCATATTAGTTCAGAAGTGCAGCTACAAAGATTTCAAGAAAGAGAAAACAATGAGTTTAAAGAATATAAACTCACCCCTGAAGATTGGCGAAATCGGGAGCAATGGAACTTATATGAAGTGGCTGTAAATCAAGCTATCGAACGCACTAGTACGCCAAATGCTCCTTGGACTATTATTCCAGCTAATGATAAGTCTTATGCCAGAGTTAAGGTCATTGAGACGGTAACTGAAGCAATTAAAGCTAGACTAGATTAG